A part of Thermocrinis albus DSM 14484 genomic DNA contains:
- a CDS encoding pilus assembly FimT family protein, with the protein MDKQMKKGMTIVELVIVIAIISILMSFAYSWIRSFILRERLREAAYDIKSQLDDLRMRSYTGNVSWCVRINNNANSYEIRNRDFTDCGSQGNLVNTINLPPGVRFGRDVFLCFSRMGYPVNNVCGFGADRIVLTDDLNRNSVICINRYGRITVLHDTDQCPGG; encoded by the coding sequence ATGGATAAACAAATGAAAAAGGGCATGACGATTGTAGAACTGGTGATAGTTATAGCGATAATCTCTATACTCATGTCTTTCGCTTACTCTTGGATAAGAAGCTTTATTCTAAGGGAGCGACTGAGAGAGGCAGCTTATGATATAAAAAGCCAGCTGGATGACCTCAGAATGAGATCCTACACAGGTAACGTAAGCTGGTGCGTTAGGATAAATAACAATGCTAACTCTTATGAAATAAGAAATAGAGATTTTACAGATTGTGGCAGTCAAGGTAATCTCGTGAATACTATAAATTTACCACCTGGCGTGAGGTTTGGCAGAGACGTATTCCTTTGCTTTAGTAGAATGGGATACCCTGTAAACAACGTGTGTGGGTTTGGTGCAGACAGGATAGTACTTACCGATGATTTAAACAGGAATTCTGTGATATGTATAAACAGATACGGACGTATAACGGTATTACATGACACGGATCAGTGTCCTGGAGGATAA
- a CDS encoding type II secretion system protein — translation MLNKRHGFTILEILVATLIIMLVGIALLTGILQYNRYSMKVQAKREAEKILQSMADYIRSLPYDSWLLNPNDQLHYCNDCIYNRAFCDAQQGSCSFMQPSGGFDPDGDGLPSIMDPYYGNNNCKQVVLNQQGNINCESFGASYKYRGPTENMAGWLRLVPDFLSGTSFCRCALGNCKKSDGTDAPLVAQIGSGTYYNNLDFLPIRCYYEFNTGQPVGGSVWTGKTLSMYAGMVVVNYTTPKAPVTIVGKAIGVIVWWFDPVDHNYRYVYKIIFREKP, via the coding sequence ATGCTAAACAAGAGACATGGTTTTACAATACTGGAGATATTGGTAGCTACGTTAATAATTATGCTGGTAGGTATAGCTCTTCTTACAGGCATACTACAGTATAACCGTTATAGTATGAAAGTTCAGGCTAAAAGAGAAGCGGAGAAGATATTACAAAGTATGGCAGATTACATTAGAAGTCTCCCTTACGATTCATGGCTTTTAAATCCCAATGATCAACTCCATTACTGTAATGACTGTATATACAACAGAGCATTTTGTGATGCACAACAAGGGTCCTGTAGCTTTATGCAACCTTCTGGCGGGTTTGATCCTGACGGAGATGGCCTCCCCTCCATAATGGACCCTTACTACGGCAACAACAACTGTAAACAGGTAGTTTTAAACCAGCAGGGGAACATAAACTGTGAGAGTTTTGGTGCCTCTTACAAGTATAGGGGACCTACGGAAAACATGGCGGGATGGTTACGCCTTGTGCCGGACTTCTTAAGCGGAACTTCCTTCTGTAGGTGTGCTCTTGGTAACTGTAAGAAGAGTGATGGCACTGATGCGCCTTTGGTAGCACAGATAGGATCAGGCACATATTACAACAACTTAGACTTTTTACCAATAAGATGTTATTATGAGTTTAACACAGGGCAACCAGTAGGTGGTAGTGTTTGGACCGGTAAAACACTTTCTATGTACGCTGGTATGGTGGTGGTAAACTACACAACACCTAAAGCACCAGTAACAATAGTAGGTAAAGCCATAGGCGTAATAGTGTGGTGGTTTGACCCTGTAGACCATAACTACCGTTATGTTTATAAGATCATCTTTAGGGAGAAGCCATGA
- a CDS encoding pilus assembly protein has protein sequence MNSRSSLLLFVTLMLFLFFPSSQRIKAASINNYCYVPPFVGTAAAPNVMLLIDVSGSMSWCAYNPQSNKSFCCTNSSGCGWTYKGNEEGYFDPNKVYRYNSSQGYWEETTGTPAPCPKSAYTCSVLGCVETIDKTKIYSGSCLNFLYMTRIDLVRWALTGGTPDSCPTDVNESPQNNIRRCDPETYGQPGSQVSCDSYGCVLKSYLGARVKVPWSRINSALLFQFKNLSLKPRIGAMFFSDAGIRDKASVYIGDFTGSNNFDSLNPYKNTITAVNTEDPYGATPTAPALWDTYNYFAQQNPQYGGLKPQSGQGDQWKNPMYQCFDSNNDGQCQGSELKLVPCAKNFVILMTDGQWNVGGPPDNVDVACSIDYGFEQYSADPVVPAYWLHKKGFTNQKTGIYSYVEAVYGIGLFLGGTGERALKNVAMYGSFDRSKSWPDNLSGYPQNTCVMDDCGYGKGSGCTPLPPSSPDWDKNGDNVPDTFYSASNAIEIKQAIYNAFLDILRRSSSGATVAVLTSRYQTTATVLQPLMLPSYTTPTGDTIKWLGFFRGYWVDPSQQFREDTVMDKILVLLGTYRDKIFQYFFTSSGETKAAIVTDQCSKEAEKTPLGPTNQGLHPTLMFDCKLAITDKNSRRIYYHDGTGNLKEYKGNLSDVRSIWSLVDNQTPQDISSIVDYHRGAYFNPPPNNFVKRNRYFDVSNFCPSYQPGSNTTWKLGMVNASTPSVISNLPLNLKWIFVYNDDTYRQFVTSDDYKNRTGIAVIGSYDGMLHFFRVGYMKLTNDTQAPTKAVNAPNNDAQDLLEREEFAFIPYNALPYMLWYGTNDYNNCPVPIVDYRSYAFDASINGDPNAQKTKDSWRTLLLGVMGLGGKRLGNFSSSVFLLDVTDFMKNPSQNMPKLMWEVKLSNGTLTTSFPAVLRLGERDKNGEFWVVLGDGPKDPYADSYDKFVQNPKLYFINARTGQVREVNIPIPPNTYAAVGDIYTADLDFDGADDVIYFGMYGYDKNNKVWGGFYRVALKQGQGYRSITSISSSDIKEAVSLSTFKTNNNTPPVFGRPAATLDDNGNLWVYLATGLYTSSQHRILTYSNYIIGFKDPCWDSNNRTFLQNCGTSVKQSDLLDRTNFQLTFSQVLEQENVCYCDSNGCGSQTVPVRVVPDNWNDAMNLQGKNGWYITLNGMMSYSSVSIYGGIVYVSAYQPNEDVCSAGGNTYAYGLYYLSGTPYFDIPFVAVGNVSGNKVNPSILLGLGASPYGQVFQVSQTSSKGAVLVFQTSTGSLGTKQIQTAEEQATRFILWINK, from the coding sequence ATGAATAGCCGGAGCTCTTTGCTCCTCTTTGTAACCCTTATGCTTTTTCTCTTCTTCCCTTCCTCTCAGCGCATAAAGGCGGCCAGTATCAACAATTACTGTTACGTCCCCCCCTTCGTGGGAACTGCAGCAGCGCCCAACGTAATGCTTCTTATAGACGTAAGTGGTTCCATGTCTTGGTGTGCTTACAATCCGCAAAGTAATAAAAGTTTCTGTTGTACCAACTCTTCAGGCTGTGGATGGACTTATAAAGGCAATGAGGAAGGCTACTTTGACCCCAACAAAGTATACAGATATAATTCATCACAAGGATACTGGGAAGAAACTACGGGAACTCCAGCACCTTGTCCAAAAAGTGCGTATACATGCTCTGTGTTGGGGTGTGTTGAGACTATTGACAAAACTAAGATCTACTCAGGTAGCTGTCTTAACTTTCTGTACATGACGAGGATAGACTTAGTAAGATGGGCTCTAACGGGAGGAACGCCAGATAGCTGTCCAACGGATGTAAATGAAAGTCCCCAAAACAATATAAGAAGGTGCGATCCAGAAACTTACGGTCAGCCAGGTAGTCAAGTGAGTTGTGACAGTTATGGGTGTGTTCTCAAATCGTATCTTGGTGCTAGGGTGAAAGTTCCTTGGAGCAGGATAAACTCCGCACTACTTTTCCAGTTTAAAAACCTTTCCCTCAAGCCTCGCATAGGTGCTATGTTCTTCAGCGATGCTGGCATTAGAGATAAGGCAAGCGTTTACATAGGAGATTTTACAGGGAGCAACAACTTTGATTCTCTTAATCCTTATAAAAACACTATAACCGCCGTAAACACTGAAGATCCATATGGTGCTACTCCCACGGCACCTGCTCTGTGGGATACTTACAACTACTTTGCACAGCAAAATCCTCAGTACGGAGGTCTCAAACCTCAGAGTGGACAAGGTGATCAATGGAAAAACCCCATGTACCAGTGTTTTGATTCCAACAACGATGGTCAGTGTCAAGGTAGTGAGCTTAAACTAGTTCCGTGTGCCAAAAACTTCGTGATACTTATGACGGACGGCCAGTGGAATGTAGGAGGACCACCTGATAATGTTGACGTGGCATGCAGTATAGATTACGGTTTTGAGCAGTATTCTGCAGATCCAGTGGTTCCCGCTTATTGGCTTCACAAGAAGGGATTTACCAATCAAAAGACGGGTATATACTCCTACGTGGAGGCTGTTTACGGTATAGGACTCTTCCTGGGAGGTACTGGAGAGAGAGCTCTTAAGAATGTAGCTATGTATGGTTCCTTTGATAGGAGCAAGAGCTGGCCAGACAATCTGAGTGGTTATCCACAGAATACATGTGTTATGGATGACTGTGGATATGGAAAAGGTAGTGGATGTACTCCTCTTCCACCCTCTTCTCCAGACTGGGATAAAAACGGCGATAATGTACCCGATACTTTTTACTCAGCATCCAATGCCATTGAAATAAAACAGGCTATTTACAATGCTTTCTTGGACATTCTACGTAGGTCTTCCTCAGGAGCTACGGTTGCGGTTCTCACCTCCAGATATCAAACGACAGCTACAGTTCTTCAACCTCTTATGCTTCCCAGCTATACCACACCTACAGGTGATACCATCAAGTGGCTGGGTTTCTTTAGAGGTTACTGGGTTGACCCTTCGCAACAGTTTAGAGAAGATACTGTCATGGACAAGATACTTGTTTTACTGGGTACTTATAGAGACAAGATTTTTCAGTACTTCTTTACATCTTCAGGAGAGACAAAGGCAGCTATAGTAACAGACCAGTGTAGTAAAGAAGCAGAAAAGACGCCTCTTGGACCCACCAACCAGGGACTTCATCCAACCCTCATGTTTGACTGTAAACTAGCCATAACTGACAAGAACAGTAGAAGGATCTATTACCACGATGGTACAGGTAACCTAAAAGAATACAAAGGTAACCTCAGTGATGTGCGCAGCATATGGTCTTTGGTGGACAATCAAACACCTCAGGACATAAGCTCAATAGTAGACTACCACCGTGGGGCATACTTTAACCCACCTCCTAACAATTTCGTGAAGAGAAACAGATATTTCGACGTATCAAACTTCTGCCCTTCTTATCAACCTGGATCTAACACCACATGGAAGTTGGGTATGGTGAATGCTTCCACACCCTCTGTTATCAGTAACCTTCCCCTTAACCTCAAGTGGATTTTTGTTTACAACGACGATACTTACAGGCAATTTGTAACTTCTGATGATTATAAAAACAGGACTGGTATAGCGGTAATTGGATCATATGACGGTATGCTTCATTTCTTTAGAGTAGGTTATATGAAACTCACCAACGACACACAGGCCCCCACCAAGGCGGTAAACGCACCTAACAACGACGCACAGGATCTTTTAGAAAGGGAAGAGTTTGCCTTTATACCTTACAACGCTCTACCTTATATGCTGTGGTATGGGACAAACGACTATAATAACTGTCCTGTACCAATTGTTGATTACAGAAGTTATGCCTTTGATGCTTCCATAAACGGTGATCCTAATGCTCAAAAAACCAAAGACTCTTGGAGAACCTTACTGCTGGGTGTTATGGGTCTTGGTGGTAAACGGCTGGGTAATTTTAGCTCTTCCGTATTTTTGCTGGATGTTACAGATTTTATGAAGAATCCTTCTCAAAATATGCCTAAGCTCATGTGGGAGGTAAAGCTTTCCAACGGTACTTTAACCACTTCTTTCCCTGCAGTCTTGAGGTTAGGAGAAAGAGACAAAAACGGTGAGTTTTGGGTTGTTCTCGGTGATGGTCCTAAAGATCCTTACGCTGACAGCTATGATAAGTTTGTACAGAATCCTAAGCTTTACTTCATAAACGCGAGAACAGGTCAGGTAAGGGAGGTTAACATACCTATACCTCCCAACACCTACGCTGCGGTAGGGGACATATACACTGCCGATCTAGATTTTGATGGTGCGGACGATGTGATATACTTCGGTATGTACGGCTACGATAAGAACAACAAAGTGTGGGGAGGTTTCTACAGAGTAGCTCTTAAACAAGGACAGGGATATAGATCTATAACCAGCATATCAAGCAGCGACATCAAGGAAGCCGTTAGTCTCAGCACTTTTAAAACCAACAACAACACACCACCTGTATTTGGAAGACCAGCGGCTACATTAGATGATAATGGTAATCTCTGGGTATATCTGGCAACAGGTCTTTACACAAGTTCCCAACACAGGATCCTCACATACTCTAACTATATCATAGGTTTCAAAGATCCATGTTGGGATTCCAACAACAGAACCTTCCTACAGAACTGTGGAACCTCCGTGAAACAGAGTGATCTTTTGGATAGAACTAACTTCCAGCTCACTTTTTCGCAGGTGTTGGAACAGGAAAATGTTTGTTATTGTGATAGTAACGGTTGCGGCAGCCAGACAGTTCCTGTAAGAGTTGTTCCTGATAACTGGAACGATGCTATGAATCTACAGGGTAAAAATGGATGGTACATAACCCTTAACGGTATGATGTCTTACTCTTCTGTATCCATATACGGTGGTATAGTTTACGTAAGTGCCTACCAACCCAACGAAGATGTGTGTAGTGCAGGAGGAAACACGTATGCCTACGGCCTATACTATCTTTCTGGAACGCCTTACTTTGACATACCTTTTGTAGCAGTGGGTAATGTTAGTGGTAACAAAGTCAATCCTTCCATACTCCTCGGTTTAGGCGCATCTCCTTATGGGCAAGTCTTTCAGGTATCTCAGACAAGTTCTAAGGGTGCTGTTCTTGTGTTCCAAACATCCACAGGATCATTGGGTACAAAACAGATCCAAACAGCAGAAGAACAGGCTACGAGGTTCATACTATGGATAAACAAATGA